A part of Cupriavidus sp. D39 genomic DNA contains:
- a CDS encoding DUF421 domain-containing protein, whose protein sequence is MNAVVVLFGEGNTLDVLQMGMRALVVFFIALVLIRLSGRRSFGQRAPFDYVVVILLGATLSRAIVGASPFFATMVASFVIVILHRLLAWACLYCRPLERLVVGIEREVFRNGKFNEREMTAALITETDIQECVRQTLGACNMSNVVAAILERNGEVSVIRRNGET, encoded by the coding sequence ATGAATGCCGTCGTTGTACTGTTCGGCGAAGGAAACACCCTCGACGTGCTGCAGATGGGGATGCGAGCCCTGGTCGTGTTCTTCATTGCCCTCGTGCTGATCCGTCTGTCTGGGCGCCGCTCGTTCGGCCAGCGGGCGCCGTTTGACTATGTGGTGGTTATCCTCCTGGGAGCCACCCTGAGCCGGGCGATCGTCGGTGCATCCCCGTTTTTCGCCACGATGGTTGCGTCATTCGTGATCGTCATCCTGCATCGGCTGCTGGCATGGGCGTGCCTGTACTGTCGCCCGCTGGAGCGACTGGTCGTGGGCATCGAACGGGAAGTCTTCCGGAATGGCAAGTTCAACGAACGCGAAATGACTGCTGCGCTGATCACGGAGACCGATATTCAGGAATGCGTCCGCCAGACACTCGGGGCCTGCAACATGTCGAACGTGGTCGCGGCAATTCTCGAACGAAATGGGGAGGTGAGCGTTATCCGACGGAACGGAGAGACGTAG
- a CDS encoding DUF2188 domain-containing protein, whose product MTHKGNFHVIPHGTGWDVKQEGALRARSHYETQEEAIQAGSALAQREKVELLVHGSDGHIVFKTGPDN is encoded by the coding sequence ATGACACACAAGGGCAATTTCCACGTCATACCTCATGGCACAGGCTGGGACGTCAAGCAGGAAGGGGCGTTGCGTGCACGATCCCACTATGAAACCCAGGAAGAGGCGATCCAAGCTGGGAGTGCGCTTGCCCAGCGCGAGAAAGTGGAATTGCTGGTGCACGGTAGCGATGGTCATATCGTCTTCAAAACCGGTCCCGACAACTGA
- a CDS encoding BON domain-containing protein, translated as MKSVPKVCLASVVGLLAAVCGATSLADAPTLAASDSVRPMNGPPGTPGRPDSDSISSATDLATKRSDNAITTKVKSELLAAKGLRPAGIRVSTENGVVHLDGKVQSDSEKLTALNAVRTVEGVQSVVDGLQVVGK; from the coding sequence ATGAAATCAGTCCCAAAGGTATGCCTTGCTAGCGTTGTTGGATTGCTCGCTGCAGTGTGCGGTGCCACGAGTCTTGCGGATGCACCCACACTTGCCGCATCAGATAGCGTTCGGCCCATGAACGGCCCACCCGGAACGCCGGGGCGTCCCGACTCGGACAGCATATCGTCGGCTACCGATTTAGCGACGAAGCGCAGCGACAACGCGATCACGACGAAGGTCAAATCTGAGCTCCTTGCCGCGAAGGGGCTCAGACCTGCCGGAATTCGAGTGAGCACTGAAAATGGTGTCGTGCATCTCGATGGCAAAGTTCAAAGCGATTCGGAGAAGCTGACAGCCTTGAACGCGGTCCGCACCGTGGAGGGTGTGCAATCCGTAGTGGACGGACTGCAGGTCGTCGGCAAATAG
- a CDS encoding catalase yields the protein MPKTPTSDKTSAARRPNSKSGGNADTKLMSTSSGTAPDSVTGASTSDVTRTASRAATGAEAAYDRAVKERLSPQPKMLGSDTVGNVVSNEDRVLSTNQGMPVGEDDNSLRLGTRGPALLEDFLLREKITHFDHERIPERVVHARGAAAHGYFELHESLADYTTADFLQRTGAQTPVFARFSTVAGSRGSADLARDVRGFAVKFYTRQGNYDLVGNNMPVFFIQDAIKFPDFVHAVKPEPHNEIPQAALAHDTFWDFVSLQPESMHMVLWTMSGRALPRSFRTMEGFGVHTFRLINAQGRATFVKFHWKPVLGAHSLVWDEALKINGKDPDFHRRDLWESIENGAFPEYELGVQLVPEEDEHRFGFDLLDPTKLIPEELVPVRRVGKMVLNRNPDNFFAETEQVAFHPGHLVPGLDFTNDPLLQGRLFSYLDTQLTRLGGPNFHELPINRPLCPVHNSQRDGFMRQTVVKGRSSYQPNAVGGGCPFLAGETDAHLGYAEGAADGAAKIRRRSETFSDHFSQANLFWRSQSDIEKAQIVDAYTFELSKVEISGIRVRVVGQLAHVAPELASGVASKLGIEVEPVGRPVEIDDYGIEASPALSLASQPKGDIRGRKIAVLVADGVSGAALASLKARAGAAGASAKVIGPRANGVTSAEGEAVAVDHALPAVGSVLFDAVYVPDGDVDALRADPAALLFVCEAYKHYKAVGAGGTGAVLVAAAARAAGIEGGFAGPGVVLGKHDARAQHDAFLDAVGQHRWWARPDAARIMA from the coding sequence ATGCCAAAGACGCCTACTTCCGACAAGACTTCGGCCGCCAGGCGGCCCAACAGCAAATCGGGCGGCAACGCAGACACGAAACTCATGTCCACCAGCAGCGGTACTGCGCCGGATAGCGTCACGGGAGCCTCGACCAGCGACGTGACGCGCACCGCAAGCCGCGCGGCTACCGGCGCGGAGGCCGCTTACGACCGTGCCGTGAAGGAGCGGCTATCTCCCCAGCCCAAGATGTTGGGCTCCGACACGGTCGGCAATGTGGTCTCCAATGAGGACCGCGTGCTGAGCACCAACCAGGGCATGCCGGTTGGCGAGGACGACAACTCGTTGCGCCTTGGCACGCGCGGGCCGGCCCTGCTGGAAGATTTCCTGCTGCGCGAGAAAATCACTCACTTCGACCATGAGCGCATTCCCGAACGCGTGGTCCATGCGCGCGGCGCCGCTGCCCACGGCTATTTCGAGTTGCACGAATCACTGGCCGACTACACCACGGCGGATTTCCTGCAACGCACAGGCGCACAGACGCCGGTGTTCGCGCGCTTCTCCACCGTAGCGGGCTCGCGCGGCTCCGCGGACCTGGCGCGCGATGTGCGCGGCTTTGCCGTCAAGTTCTATACGCGGCAAGGCAACTACGATCTGGTCGGCAACAATATGCCGGTGTTCTTTATCCAGGATGCCATCAAGTTCCCGGACTTCGTCCACGCGGTCAAGCCCGAGCCGCACAACGAGATTCCGCAAGCTGCTTTGGCGCACGACACGTTCTGGGATTTCGTGTCGCTGCAGCCGGAATCCATGCACATGGTGCTGTGGACCATGTCCGGGCGCGCGCTTCCGCGCAGTTTCCGCACCATGGAGGGCTTCGGCGTGCACACCTTCCGGCTGATCAATGCGCAGGGCCGAGCCACCTTCGTCAAGTTCCACTGGAAGCCGGTGCTGGGCGCCCATTCTCTGGTGTGGGACGAAGCCCTCAAGATCAATGGCAAGGACCCCGACTTCCACCGGCGCGACCTGTGGGAATCGATCGAGAACGGCGCCTTCCCCGAGTATGAACTGGGCGTGCAACTGGTGCCCGAGGAAGACGAGCACCGGTTCGGCTTCGACCTGCTTGACCCGACCAAGCTGATCCCCGAGGAACTGGTGCCGGTGCGCCGCGTGGGCAAGATGGTGCTGAACCGCAACCCCGACAACTTCTTCGCGGAGACCGAACAGGTCGCATTCCACCCAGGGCATTTGGTGCCAGGCCTGGATTTCACCAACGATCCGCTGCTGCAGGGCCGGCTGTTCTCTTACCTGGACACCCAGCTCACACGGCTGGGCGGACCCAACTTCCACGAGTTGCCGATCAACCGGCCGCTTTGCCCGGTGCACAATAGCCAGCGCGACGGCTTCATGCGCCAGACCGTGGTAAAGGGGCGCTCCAGTTACCAGCCCAACGCCGTGGGTGGCGGCTGCCCATTCCTGGCGGGCGAGACCGACGCCCACCTGGGCTATGCGGAAGGTGCTGCGGACGGTGCGGCCAAGATTCGCCGACGCAGCGAGACCTTCTCCGATCATTTCTCCCAGGCCAATCTGTTCTGGCGCAGCCAGTCCGACATCGAGAAGGCTCAGATCGTCGATGCCTACACCTTCGAACTCTCCAAGGTGGAGATTTCCGGCATCCGTGTCCGCGTGGTCGGTCAGTTGGCCCATGTCGCGCCCGAGCTGGCCAGCGGCGTGGCCAGCAAGCTTGGCATTGAGGTGGAGCCCGTTGGCAGGCCGGTCGAGATCGATGACTATGGCATCGAGGCTTCGCCCGCATTGAGCCTGGCGTCCCAGCCCAAGGGGGACATCCGTGGCCGCAAGATTGCGGTGCTGGTGGCGGATGGCGTCAGCGGCGCGGCGCTGGCCTCGCTCAAGGCGCGCGCCGGGGCAGCCGGGGCATCCGCCAAAGTGATCGGTCCGCGCGCCAATGGTGTCACCTCCGCGGAAGGCGAAGCGGTCGCGGTCGATCATGCGCTGCCGGCCGTGGGTTCGGTGCTGTTCGACGCCGTGTACGTGCCCGACGGCGATGTCGACGCGCTGCGTGCCGATCCCGCCGCCCTGCTTTTTGTCTGCGAGGCCTACAAGCACTACAAAGCGGTCGGTGCGGGCGGCACCGGCGCCGTGCTAGTTGCGGCGGCCGCGCGGGCGGCCGGTATCGAAGGCGGTTTTGCCGGGCCGGGCGTGGTGCTGGGCAAGCACGACGCGAGAGCCCAGCACGATGCGTTCCTGGACGCTGTCGGCCAGCATCGCTGGTGGGCGCGGCCGGACGCTGCGCGCATTATGGCGTGA